GGAAGCACAGGCCGTCACGACGGTAGGCGGGATCGTACTCACCGACGCCGGTAACCGCACGTACGCCGGCGCCCAAGGCACGCGGAATCGCAAGCAGGACCTTCTTCCATGTGGGCTCAACATCAAGGTCGAACTCAGGTTGGACCTTGGTCTCGCCATCATGGGTGGAGTTCCCGCCGCCTTTGGATTTGCGGCCATTATTGCTGTTGGAGGATGCTGTTCGTGCCATATCGTGACTGATTCTACTAGGACGGGGGCTCATGGCCGGTGACGACACCGTGACAATGCAGGATAAGCGAAATCACCGGTCACTGTTTCAGCGATTTCATCGCGGCCATTCCCCTATCAACGTCGGATATACCCTATGATGGGTTGCATGACACCCGCAGAGCGTGCGAGCGCAGTCGCATTTGCACTGAAGAACTGCGCACTGGAAGCTATGACGCCGGGCGAGGCAACGATGCGAGCCGCGGCCTCCTACGAACGCGGTTTGGAAGCCGTGACTCATCTCATTGATGTGGCCGATGAGCAAACCGCTATGCGTTTGCGTGCCGCAGCGAGTTCCGCGGGCACGGATCGTTTGGCTGCAGGCAGTCTTGATGATCACGCCACGGATCGTGCCGATGCCGTGTTCGCCCGTACCGTGTTGCTGGCGGAACGTCGCTGGAACCCTTCAGGCGATTTGGATGAGTTGATCGCCATACACAAGGATCTCTTCGAGGGCGTGTTCGAGGATGCCGGCAAGCTGCGTACGTCCAATACCACGCGTGAAGTGACCAATGACCGTGAGCGTGCCGCGAATCCTGAGGCGTTCTTCCCGGCTGGTCTGATTGAGACCGGCGCGCATAATATCGCGACGGAATTGGCTGACAAACGCAACCTGCATGCCATGGATCGCGATGTGTTCGTACATGCGTTTGCGTCGCTGTATGACGAATTAGGTTATCTGCATCCGTTCCGGGGTGGCAATGCCATGGTGCTGCGCATATTTGGCTCACGGCTGGCTCATGATGCCGGGTGGGATCTTGATTGGGGCGAGGTGACACGCGAGGAATACCGTTCCGCCAAACACATGGCCTATCGCGGTGACATCTCCGCATTCGAGGATATGTTCGACCGTATTCTGCGTCCCGCCAATCCAACGCGCGTATTCCTTATAGCCGGTTGGAACCAAGGACCAGCACACTGATTTCCTGTACGTGTCTCCCCTCGAAGAGGGGAGACACGTGATTTATGCTGCGATATCTCCCAGATGATGTTGGGTATATTCGTCGGCACGGGCGTCAATGGGGTCATAGTCGCCGGCATCGGCATGCGCGATGATGGCCATCGCATTGTCGACCAGCTTCGGGTTCAGCGCCTGCAGCCAATGGATGCGAGGGTCGCGGCCGAACCAACCCATCTGCTTGCGGGCCAACCGCTTGGTTTTCTGCGCGATATCGGCAAACGCTTCGTTCACGTCCCAGATGCCGTCCAGTAGGTCGATGACCTGCTGATAACCGAGCGCGCGCACGGCGGTGGCGCCCAAATGAGGGCGGATACGTTCGACTTCCTTGATAAATCCATCGTCATACATCTGCTTGGTGCGCAGGTCGATGCGATGATCCAAATTCGGACGATCCAGATCAAGACCGATTTGGACGGAGGGAATCACATAACGGTAGCGCGGCAAGCTTGCCGAATACGGTTTGCCAGTAAGCTCGATGACTTCAAGTGCGCGAATGGTGCGTCGCGGGTTGCGCGGATCCATGCGCGCGGCGGCTTCGGGGTCTTTATCCCGTAATTCGTCGAACAGCACGCCCGCCCCCTCGGTTTTTTCGCGTTCCTCGAGCCGTTTGCGCACATCAGAATCAGTGCCGGGAAAAGTAATGTCGTCAATGGCCGCCCTGGCATACAGCCCTGAACCGCCCACGAGAATCGGGCGGATATCGCGCGATTGCAGATCGGTGATGGTCTGCCGGGCAAGTTGCTGGAAACGAGCGACGGTCATCGTGTCTTCCGGGTCGATGATGTCGATGAGGTGATGAGGTACTGCCGCCTGTTCTTCAGCGCTCGCTTTCGCGGTGCCGATATCCATACCGCGGTACATCTGGTAGGCGTCCGCGTTCACGATCTCGGCCCGCTCCCCCGCCTCGGCCAACCGCTTGGCAATGGCGATGCCAAGCCCGGTCTTGCCTGAGGCAGTAGGCCCTACAATGCTGACGACTCGCTTCATGTTGTTTTCCCCTCGTACACTTTTGCTCGTACCGTAACTCCCCTCAGTCCGCTTCGCGGCCGGCTCCTCTCAGAGAGGGGAGCCGAGAACTTGCAGTTCCTCTCTCTGAGTGGAAAACCCTCTCAGTGTCGTACCGAGTAGGTCTGCCCTTGAGCAAGGTCAGGGTCGGCGATGAGATTGTGGCGACCGGCATGGGTGACGGTGGCCGTCACGAAGTCGCCAATCTGCGGCATGGGCTGACCCTCGGGCACGCCGATATGCACCAGCACGCCGGTCTTCTCGCGGCCGGTGACTCGATGGGTGTCGGCATCCTTCTTGCCCTGAGTACCGGTGATCATCACTTCAACGTCACGGCCTTCGAAGGACTGCAGATTCTCCGCGGTGATCTGTTCCTGCAACGCCACCAGTCGGTTGAAACGATCCTGGACCACATCGTGCGGCACCTGTTCCATCTCGGCGGCCGGCGTGCCCGGACGCGGCGAGTAGATAAAAGTGAATGCGGAAGAGAACCGCGCTTGACGCACGACATCCAAGGTCTGCTGGAAATCCTCTTCGGTCTCTCCGGGGAAGCCGACGATGATGTCGGTGGAAATCTGCGCATCCGGCATGGCCTGACGCACCTTCTCCAGAATCGTCATGAACTTGGATGCGCGGTAGGAACGGCGCATGGCCCGCAGAATCTTGTCGGAGCCTGACTGCAGCGGCATATGCAGCTGATGCATCACGTTCGGGGTCTCAGCCATGGCTTCAATAACGTCATCGGTGAAAGCGGCCGGATGCGGCGAGGTAAAGCGAACACGCTCGAGCCCATCAATCGTGCCGCAAGCACGCAACAGTTTGCTGAAGGCGTAGCGGTCACCGATGCCATATCCGAAGGAATTCACGTTCTGCCCGAGCAGGGTGACTTCCTTGGCGCCGTTGGCCACGCACTGGCGCACTTCGTCAAGAATGTCTCCCGGACGGCGATCCTTTTCCTTGCCTCGCGTGGTCGGAACGATGCAGAACGTGCAGGTGTTGTTGCAGCCCACGGAAATCGCCACCCACGAACTCACGCGGGAAGCCCTGGCCGCAGGCAGTTGGCTTGGGAACTGCTGAAGCTGGTCATCGACCTTGACCTGCGGAGTATCGGTGGCACGGTTCTGGTTGAGCAGTTGCGGCAGGTCGCCGATGTTCTTGGTGCCGAATACCGCAGCGACCCATGGCGCCTTATTGGCGATTTTTTGGCGGTCAAGCTGAGCCATGCACCCGCCAACGGCAATCTGCAGGTTCGGGCGTTGACGCTTCATCTCCGCCCACAGGCCCACCGTGCCATACATGCGTTCGGCAGCGTTCTCACGCACCGCACAGGTGTTGAGCACAATGAGATCGAGGTCATGGTCATTGACCTGTTCCTCGGTGGCCGGCACATAACCATCTGTCTCGAGCACGCCGGCAATGCGCTCGGAATCATGCACATTCATCTGACAACCGAGGGTATGGATGTGGAACACGCCCTTGCCGCGTTCCTGTGTTGTAAGGTGCTCATCGGATTCAATCGAGGCGCGCTCCGCCTCGGTCATCATGTCTTCGTTCATAATGATCGATTCTATCGGCCGGGTTCGTCATGATGCGCGGCAGCGGTCCGCACCAACTGGAGAAACCGGTACATGGAGTATCTTGGGAGATTCCCCGGAAACTCCCATATCGGGCAGCTTGAGCCGAGTATATTGATTGACGTGATACTTGACCGACATAGCCGACTGAACACTTCCGACCTGCAAGCCCGACTGAAGACGCTGGACTTGCCCGGCGGCATCTTCAACACCGAGCAAGTCACCGAATTCGTGGATCAGATGCAGGTATATGAAGGCGCAATGTACGAAATCAGCACCAAGCTGGAAATCCTCGATGACGAGTTCCAGGTGCGATTCAGCCATGATCCGATACATCATATGGAACGGCGTCTGAAATCCGTGAACTCGATTATCGGCAAGCTGGAACGCAAGGGACTGCCGCTCAGCGTCAATTCCATCAAAGACAACCTGTTTGATGTGGCCGGCATCCGCGTGATCTGCAATTATCGCGATGACGTGTATTCCGTGTCGAACTACCTGTCGTCGCAGTCCGACATTCAGGTGCTGCGGGTCAAGGATTACATCAAGAATCCAAAGCAGAACGGATACCGTTCACTGCACGTCATCTATGCGGTGCCGGTGTTCCTGTCTTCAGGCGCGCATTACACGCCGGTCGAAGTGCAGTTCCGCACCATCGCCATGGATTACTGGGCATCGCTGGAACATGCGCTGCGATACAAAACCGACCTGCCGGACGCCAAACTAAATGAGCATTCGCAGACGCTGCTCGACTGCGCGCGATCCTTGCAGAACATCGAAGTGCAGATGCAGAACATTCACCGCGATATTAACGGCGCACCGCAGGTGGGCGAAGCTCCCAAGACCACAGACTAGTCTTTTCTCAGGAATTTTGGCAGTTTGGCAGGGGCCTGCGCCAGCAGAGTGCCAATGAAGATCAGCGCACAGCCAAGATATCCACGAGGAGTCATCACCTCGCCAAGCAGCAGCGCGCCGCCGACCGCGGAGAAAAACGATTCCAGGCTCATCAACAGGCTCGCGCGAGTCGGCGGCACCCACTGCTGACCAACCACCTGCAACGTGTAGGCGATGCCCACCGAACCGAAGCCAGCATACAGAATCGGAATCCAGGAATGCGCGGCACCGGCCCAATCGACCGAGCCCTCAATCAAGGAACCAGTCCAACTCAACACGGCGGTAGTACAGAACTGCCCGAATGAAAGTTTGATGGCATCCACTTTGGCACCCAGCGTGTCGATGACCAAGATATGCACGGCAAACAACACGGCAGTAAAGACCAGCAGAATATCCGACAACCCGATTGAACCGAATCCGTCAGTGATGCACAGGAAGTAAAAGCCCGCGATAGACAATGCCACGGCCGCAAACACCAGCACGCCGATGCGCCGACGTAGGAACACAAATGCCAGTAACGGCACCATCACGATATACATGGCGGTAAGGAATCCCGCGCGCCCGGCTGATTTACCGTACAGGATGCCATATTGCTGTAAAGTGCTGGCGGTGAAAAGCACAATGCCGCAAATCACGGAAATGATAATCGGGTTGGCGAGCAGACGAATCGCAGGCGATGAGGTCTGAACCAACTGATCTCCCGCACCGACTGCCGCGGTGTCGGCAGCTTCACTGGTACTGCTGCTCCCCCGACCACGCTGCCACAGCAGAATCGGCACCAATGACAATGCACCTAGCGTGAAGCGGGTGGCATTGAAGAACATGGGGGACATCGAATCCATGCCCTGCACCTGCGCCACAAACGCAAAGCCCCAAATCAGCGCGGTCAGCAACAGGCACAACATACCCACAAGTTCTTGTCTTTTCACGGGGAGTCAGCCTACCGCCCAGATGTGTCGGGCATGAAAAAGCCCGGCCACATTGTGGTCGGGCTTGATGCGGTCGTATGCCGCGAATCAGTTCATGACTAATCCCTGTTGCCCAGCAACTGGAGGATGTAAAGGAACATGTTGACGAAGTCGAGGTAGAGGTTCAGCGCGCACAGGATGGAAACCCTCTTGACCATCTCCGGCCCCTGAGCCTCGTACTGGCTCAGCAAAGCGCGCGTGGACTGCGCATCGTAGATGGTCATGCCGGCGAACAGGATCAGGCCAAGCGCGCACACAATCTGGGTCATGCCGTCAACGTGCAGGAACATGAGCACCAGCTGCGAGATGATAAGCACGATCAGGCCGATCATAAGAATCGGGCCGGCCTTGAGCATGTTGATCTTGGTGGTCATGCCGAACATGGTCAAAGCGAAGAAGAACGCCGCAGTGATACCCAGCGCGGTGACGATCGAACCAAGGCTGTACACCATGAAGATGGAGCTCAGCGTAAAGCCCATAAGCGCCGCGTACACATAGAACATGACGCGGGCGGTGCCGGACTTCATCTTGGTGACTCGGGCGCCAAGCACCACGGCAAGACCCACCTGAACCACACAAAGCGCGATGAGGCCGATGGCACCGGTGGATGCGAGGAACGCGTAATAGGCTCCCGTCATCTGCCCGATAAACGCCACTATCGCGGTGACGATGACGCCAATGGTCATTTCGCCGTAGACCTTGGTTACGGAAGCGCGGCGAGCCTCCTCATAGCTGTAAGTCATCGTCGTGTTGATGGCCGTTGTGCCTGCACCCGTGCCTTGCGCGGCATACTGGTAGTTCTGCTGCGCGGTGTTGTAATCGGAAGTATTGTATTGCGGGTTGTACTGCCCGTTGTTCTGGGGCTGCTGACCGAATGTCATAATCGCTCCTTTAGCGTTGTTTCACGTTCCATACTAGTAGAGCAATGCTGAACATTCCATGAATGAGAACGGCTTTTCGTGCATCTCAGCTCGCGGCGTAACGAATACCGAGTTGTTGATGATTGGTATGAAGCTCAGTACCAGTCCCAAAGCGCCAAACACCACGGCAACAACACCACAGATCGTAAGGGGTTGACGAGGCTGATGTTGAGCGGTCTCAGCAGGAGCAATCGGACCGGGCTGCGTAACGGGTTGCTGATCGGATCAAGAGGGACTGACGAACGTACGGCGTCATGCGCCCGAAACACCGGTATCGCTGGAGGTTTCGGCTTTCCCATCGGCGAACAGCCGGATGTGGTGTTGATGGATATTGCCATGCCTGATGTGGACGGCATTGAAGCAACTCGCAGACTGCAATCGCTGCCCCATGCCCCGCATGTATTGATTCTGACTTCGCTCAGCCCTTCCAGCACCGTGGAGCGTGCGGTGGAGGCCGGCGCTGAAGGCTTTGTATCGAAAACCGATGCTCCTGATGACATTATTCGCCGCGTTCTGGGAGTATGCGCCGGGGCACCACAGTTCAACACAGCCAGTCAGAAACAGCTGATTGACGATTTAAGCGAGTCTCAACCGCGCTCGCGCAGAGATGCGGCGCGCGAATTGCTTGGTGCGTTGCCCGATCGTGAGCGTGAAGCCGTGATGTTGGCTGCGGAAGGCTATACCAACGCCGAGATCGCCTCCCGTATGTTCATCTCGGAACGCACGGCAAAAGCGCATCTTTCCTCGGCTGCGGACAAACTGAACATGGGTCGGGTACAGATGGCTCGACTTGTGGAGAGGGCCGACCTGCCCGCACGATTGTAAGATGCCCTTCCGTTACGCTCGCGGCTTCATCATTGTTAGGACGTAACAGGCATAATGGGCATATGAGTGAACCGATTATCCGCACTTTGCGCAAGAGCGACTACCCGGCATTAATCGACGTGGTGCGCCGCATGTGGTACCCCGAGTACGACGAGAAAACCGGCCTGCTGGCGGCCGAGACCGACTGGGAGAACTGTCTGGCGCGCGCGACCTGCGCGTTTACCGCGGAGCTCGACGGGGAACCAGTCGCGTTGATTCTGGGGCGAGTCGACGCGTTGGACCATCGCAGGCCGTTGAACACTCATCGCATCAATTCCTTGCGAGGTCTGCTGCGATTGGTGTGCGCTAAGGACGGACTTAAGGCCGCCGGCGATATTCTGGGGATTCTCAATATCGATGAGCATCTGCGTAAACAGGCTACGCAGACTGGTCACGACTACTCGGCGGAAGTGGTGTTGTTCGTGCTGGATCCGGCGGCTCGTGGACATGGACTAGGCCGCCGCATGTTCGATACCTTGATGACTGCATTCCGCGAAGCCGGAGTGAGCAAGTATTTCCTGTTTACCGACACCACCTGCGATGTCGGATTCTATGTGCATCTCGGTCTGGCCCAGGTAAGCGAGCATACGCTGCCCACGAATGGCGACGGCGAACAGGCCACGTCTTTCTACCTCTATGAGGGGCTGGTTCCCGAGAATTAAATTACCCTGCTCGGCATAGACGACAAACCATTACAAACGATAAAGGCCGGCATCTTAGAAGATACCGGCCTTTGCTCCCCTCAGTCAGCTTCGCGCTCAGAGAGGGGAGCCAAGAAAGTTACTTCATGAGGTTGCGCAGCACGTACTGGAGGATGCCGCCGTTGCGGTAGTAGTCGGCCTCACCGGGGGTGTCGATACGTACCACTGCATCGAACTCGGTCTTGGAGCCGTCCTCGTGAGTGGCAGTGACATGAACCGTCTTGGGGGTTACGCCCTCATTGAGCTTCTCGACGCCGGCGATGTCATAGGTCTCGGTGCCGTTAAGGCCCAAGGACTCATAGGATTCGCCTGCCGGGAACTGCAACGGAAGCACGCCCATGCCGATGAGGTTGGAACGGTGGATACGCTCGAAGCTCTCGGTGATCACGGCCTTGACGCCGAGCATCACCGTGCCCTTGGCAGCCCAGTCACGCGAGGAGCCGGTGCCGTATTCCTTGCCGGCCAGCAC
This sequence is a window from Bifidobacterium breve DSM 20213 = JCM 1192. Protein-coding genes within it:
- the miaA gene encoding tRNA (adenosine(37)-N6)-dimethylallyltransferase MiaA, with the translated sequence MKRVVSIVGPTASGKTGLGIAIAKRLAEAGERAEIVNADAYQMYRGMDIGTAKASAEEQAAVPHHLIDIIDPEDTMTVARFQQLARQTITDLQSRDIRPILVGGSGLYARAAIDDITFPGTDSDVRKRLEEREKTEGAGVLFDELRDKDPEAAARMDPRNPRRTIRALEVIELTGKPYSASLPRYRYVIPSVQIGLDLDRPNLDHRIDLRTKQMYDDGFIKEVERIRPHLGATAVRALGYQQVIDLLDGIWDVNEAFADIAQKTKRLARKQMGWFGRDPRIHWLQALNPKLVDNAMAIIAHADAGDYDPIDARADEYTQHHLGDIAA
- the miaB gene encoding tRNA (N6-isopentenyl adenosine(37)-C2)-methylthiotransferase MiaB, which encodes MNEDMMTEAERASIESDEHLTTQERGKGVFHIHTLGCQMNVHDSERIAGVLETDGYVPATEEQVNDHDLDLIVLNTCAVRENAAERMYGTVGLWAEMKRQRPNLQIAVGGCMAQLDRQKIANKAPWVAAVFGTKNIGDLPQLLNQNRATDTPQVKVDDQLQQFPSQLPAARASRVSSWVAISVGCNNTCTFCIVPTTRGKEKDRRPGDILDEVRQCVANGAKEVTLLGQNVNSFGYGIGDRYAFSKLLRACGTIDGLERVRFTSPHPAAFTDDVIEAMAETPNVMHQLHMPLQSGSDKILRAMRRSYRASKFMTILEKVRQAMPDAQISTDIIVGFPGETEEDFQQTLDVVRQARFSSAFTFIYSPRPGTPAAEMEQVPHDVVQDRFNRLVALQEQITAENLQSFEGRDVEVMITGTQGKKDADTHRVTGREKTGVLVHIGVPEGQPMPQIGDFVTATVTHAGRHNLIADPDLAQGQTYSVRH
- a CDS encoding DMT family transporter gives rise to the protein MLCLLLTALIWGFAFVAQVQGMDSMSPMFFNATRFTLGALSLVPILLWQRGRGSSSTSEAADTAAVGAGDQLVQTSSPAIRLLANPIIISVICGIVLFTASTLQQYGILYGKSAGRAGFLTAMYIVMVPLLAFVFLRRRIGVLVFAAVALSIAGFYFLCITDGFGSIGLSDILLVFTAVLFAVHILVIDTLGAKVDAIKLSFGQFCTTAVLSWTGSLIEGSVDWAGAAHSWIPILYAGFGSVGIAYTLQVVGQQWVPPTRASLLMSLESFFSAVGGALLLGEVMTPRGYLGCALIFIGTLLAQAPAKLPKFLRKD
- a CDS encoding Bax inhibitor-1/YccA family protein — encoded protein: MTFGQQPQNNGQYNPQYNTSDYNTAQQNYQYAAQGTGAGTTAINTTMTYSYEEARRASVTKVYGEMTIGVIVTAIVAFIGQMTGAYYAFLASTGAIGLIALCVVQVGLAVVLGARVTKMKSGTARVMFYVYAALMGFTLSSIFMVYSLGSIVTALGITAAFFFALTMFGMTTKINMLKAGPILMIGLIVLIISQLVLMFLHVDGMTQIVCALGLILFAGMTIYDAQSTRALLSQYEAQGPEMVKRVSILCALNLYLDFVNMFLYILQLLGNRD
- a CDS encoding GNAT family N-acetyltransferase gives rise to the protein MSEPIIRTLRKSDYPALIDVVRRMWYPEYDEKTGLLAAETDWENCLARATCAFTAELDGEPVALILGRVDALDHRRPLNTHRINSLRGLLRLVCAKDGLKAAGDILGILNIDEHLRKQATQTGHDYSAEVVLFVLDPAARGHGLGRRMFDTLMTAFREAGVSKYFLFTDTTCDVGFYVHLGLAQVSEHTLPTNGDGEQATSFYLYEGLVPEN
- a CDS encoding GTP pyrophosphokinase, with the translated sequence MEYLGRFPGNSHIGQLEPSILIDVILDRHSRLNTSDLQARLKTLDLPGGIFNTEQVTEFVDQMQVYEGAMYEISTKLEILDDEFQVRFSHDPIHHMERRLKSVNSIIGKLERKGLPLSVNSIKDNLFDVAGIRVICNYRDDVYSVSNYLSSQSDIQVLRVKDYIKNPKQNGYRSLHVIYAVPVFLSSGAHYTPVEVQFRTIAMDYWASLEHALRYKTDLPDAKLNEHSQTLLDCARSLQNIEVQMQNIHRDINGAPQVGEAPKTTD
- a CDS encoding Fic/DOC family protein, which produces MTPGEATMRAAASYERGLEAVTHLIDVADEQTAMRLRAAASSAGTDRLAAGSLDDHATDRADAVFARTVLLAERRWNPSGDLDELIAIHKDLFEGVFEDAGKLRTSNTTREVTNDRERAANPEAFFPAGLIETGAHNIATELADKRNLHAMDRDVFVHAFASLYDELGYLHPFRGGNAMVLRIFGSRLAHDAGWDLDWGEVTREEYRSAKHMAYRGDISAFEDMFDRILRPANPTRVFLIAGWNQGPAH
- a CDS encoding response regulator transcription factor, which produces MHLSSRRNEYRVVDDWYEAQYQSQSAKHHGNNTTDRKGLTRLMLSGLSRSNRTGLRNGLLIGSRGTDERTASCARNTGIAGGFGFPIGEQPDVVLMDIAMPDVDGIEATRRLQSLPHAPHVLILTSLSPSSTVERAVEAGAEGFVSKTDAPDDIIRRVLGVCAGAPQFNTASQKQLIDDLSESQPRSRRDAARELLGALPDREREAVMLAAEGYTNAEIASRMFISERTAKAHLSSAADKLNMGRVQMARLVERADLPARL